From Candidatus Goldiibacteriota bacterium HGW-Goldbacteria-1:
ACGCGCCTGTGGAAAAGGTGCTTGCCAAAGGGATTATGGTGCCTCATGCCGGATATATGTATTCCGGAAAAGTGGCTGCGGAAACATTTAATTCTGTTGAGATTCCGGACACAGTAATAATACTTGGCCCTAATCATACAGGTGTGGGAGTGCCGGTTTCTATATACGGCGAGGGTGCATGGAAAACCCCTTTGGGTGATTTGCAGATAGATAAGAATATGGCTTCAGATATAATGAAAGCCGCGGGTATTACCCACCAGGACAGGACAGCACACGCCAGGGAACATTCAATAGAAGTACAGATACCTTTTCTTCAGCAGATAAACAGCAGTATTAAATTTGTACCCATATCGCTTGCGCAGCCTTCCAGGGATGAACTTAAACTGCTTGCCAAAGCGCTGGCGCATGTATTGGATGACAGCCAGGCTTTAATAGTTGCCTCTTCAGATTTAACGCATTATGAACCTGCTGATGTTGTAAAGAAAAAAGATAAAATGGTTATTGACGCCATATTAAAACTTGATCCCGATGCAATGACAGATGCGGTTGAAAAAAATGATATTACCATGTGCGGCTGGATGCCTGTTTATGTGATGCTTCTGGCATGCAAAGAACTTGGCGCTACAGAGGCAAAACTTGTCAGATATATGACTTCCGGCGACGTAACCGGCGAGACTGAACAGGTGGTAGGGTATGGAGGAATGATTATAACATGACAGGTTTTAACCTTCTTTTTCCCCCTGTTGTCCGTTTTGGCGAAGGGTCATTATCCCTGCTTGAAAAGGAAAATATACCCGGTGCCGCGGGTGTAATTATCACAGGCGGAAAATCCGCGAAAAAATCCGGCGCCCTGGACAGGGCGGCGGCATATCTTAGAAAAACCGGCAAAAAAATACATATTTATGACGGGGTGGAACCGGAAGTTTCTGTTGAAACGGTTGATAAAGCGGCGCGGTTCTGCAGAAGCGTAAAAGCCGGTTTTATAATAGGGCTTGGCGGGGGAAGCGCGCTGGACTGTGCCAAAGCGGCCGCCGGGTGCGCGGCGGATAAATACAGTGTTGTTGATTATCTTGAAAATAAAGTAAAACTAAAAAATTCTCCGGTATATTTTATAGCAATCCCCACAACCGCGGGCACAGGTTCGGAATGCACAAAAAATTCTGTGCTTACATGGACGGATAAAAAAATAAAAATAAGCCTGCGCGGCGATATGCTTGTACCGCGGCTGGTTCTGGCAGACCCGCAGCTTACATATTCAATGCCGCCGGATATTACGGCATGGACGGGAATGGACGCTTTGACTCACGCTGTGGAATCATATTTCTCCTCCGGCGCTAACGAAGTGACAAAGGCGATGTCCGTGTCGGCAATTAAACTTATTCAGGCAAATATTGTAAAAGCATATAAGAACGGCGGCAATAAAGAGGCCAGGCGCGCGATGCTGCTTGGAAGCTTAACCGCAGGTTTTGCTTTTGCAAACGCGGGGTTAGGCGCTGTGCACGGGCTTGGGCATCCGGTGGGTGCAATTTGTAAAATGCCGCACGGGCTGGTAAACGCCATAATGCTGCCTTATGTTTTAAAATACAATAAAAAGGCGTGTTTAAAAGGGATGAAAGCCCTTGAAAAAGAGGCAGGAAATGACATAATAGAAACAGTTTCCGGTTTAAATAAAAAAATGAACATACCGGAAAAAATAAGTGATGTATGCAGCAAAGCCAAAGAACTGTCCGGACTGATTCTTTCAACCACCGCTTATTCAGGGTCAATGCAGTATAATCCCGTGAAAATGGATGCGGAGAAAACAGAAAAACTTTTAAAGAGGGTGTTGTGAGTTCAGAAGAAAAAGTATTGTCTTTAAAAACCGTAATATTTTTCACTGTTATTATCTGCGTCTTTGCTTTGTTCAGGTTTTTCTTCGTTTATAATCCAATTGATTCCGCCGAAGGGGAACTTGCGTATTTTGGAAAGAACACGGGCACGGAAACAATGTACGCGCAGAATGATACAAAACTGATGCCGTTGACTGCTTATGTTTACAGGGCGGCTTTTTCCTTTGCGGGTGAAAACCCGGAAGCCGTAAGAAAACTTGGAGTTATTTATTTTTTACTGACAGCAGCTCTTGTGTTTATGGCGGCAAGGACATATTTTGGGAATGTCTTATCCTTATTTGCGGTTTTTATGTATGGTTTATATCAGAACACCCACGCCGGCGGCGGGCTTAACGCTTATCCTTCATATTTTTCGCAGATTTTTTTGCTTCTTTCTTTCCTTTTTGTGGCGGAACTGGAAGAAGGTTTTGAAAATGCCGACTACGCGCTTTCAGGTATTTTTATTGGCGCGGCATTTTTAACAATGGCACAGGCGGTGTTTTTTATTTTTGTGCCTTTATATTTTGTTCTTAAAAGAGAAAAAAGTAATGCACTAAAACATTTGCTGTTTCTGACGGCGGGTTTTTTTGCTGTTATTATTGCGGCATGTATTTATATGATAAAAGAGGGAATGCTGGCGGGTTTTGGACGGGCAATTGCAGGGCAATTTTCTTTTTACGGTACTGCTGGAATAGCAGATGTGCTTTTGGTATATCTATTTGGAACGGCCGCATTTGTGATAAGTATTATTATTTTCTTGTTTAAAAAAGGGAAAACAGAAAGTTTTCCTGTTTTAGTATCAGGAATCTGCGCTATAATCTGCGGCCTGATTGCATCAATAGCCGGGGAAAAGGGGCCGTTTCTTACAGCGGTTCCATTTTTAGCTTTATCGTCAGCGCTGTTACTTCAATGCTTGAAGTTGGATAAAGATACGGTAAAAAACGGCATTTATATATTCATACTGGCGCTTATAATTATACCTGCGCATTTTTACACTTCCGGTATGAAAAAATATATAGGTTCGGCAGGAGTAACAGAAGAAAAACAGTATGACTCTTTAAATGCGGCTGAAATAATAAAGACAAGCGGAGCAAAATCGCTTGCCGTAACTGAAGGATGCCGGGAAATACTTTTTTTGTCAGGTATTAAGCCGGCAGGCAGAAACTTTTATGACGGTGATGCTGATATAAAATGTGTGGAACGTATTAACGCGGAAAAAGAAACCGATCCAAAAGGGTACGGCCTTATGGCAGTCACAAAATATTATATGATTTACGGAAGGGGTGTACAGAATGAAAAAAATAAATGAAAATGAAGTGCCCGCGAAGTTTGGCACATGGGGTTCGCGGTATCTTTTTAATGAACCTGATTTTTCTGCCGGAAGCGCTGAATTAATTCCCGGCAAAGAGATAGCGGAGCATATGCATGATGATGAAAAAGAATTTTTTTATTTTATAAAAGGCACTCCGCTTTTTAAAGCGTGCGGAAAAGAATACAGGGTATCTGAAGGCGACGCTTTTCTTGTGGAAGAGGGCGAGTCGCATGCTTTAATAAATGACACCAACGGGGTTATAAAAATAAACTTTGTTAAAATGAAAATTAAATAATAAAGCGGTTTAAAAACCCTGCGGTTTGTTAAACCGCTAAATTTATCCGTTTATGGAGGCAATATGCCGGAACAGGGACAGAAAAAACTTGTAGAATTGTTAAAATACGCGCTTTTATTCTTTTTTGCGCTTATTGTATTTTTTTGTGCGGCAGCGCCTGATAATCTAAATGATTACTTTGATAAGGCATCAAAAGGAAGGCAGATTGTAAGGTCAATGGAGCTTCCTGACAGCTATGATTTTTCATATACCGGCCAGCAGATGGTAAAGCCGGAAACCTGGATGTCTGACGTGTTGTTTTATTCATTATCATATGTGACAGGGATAAAGTTTATGTTTGTACCTGTCTTTCTTGTGTATGCCCTGATATTTCTTGTACTTTTTGCAACGGTTTTCAGAAGGCAGCAGAGAAAATATATAAGCATTGTAATGCCGCTGTGCCTTTTTGGCGCTTTTCTCCTTATGCCGCAGCTTAATTCAGCAGGTGCTGTTGCCGGAATATTATTTACATCATATTTTATTTATGTCATGGAATTAAGGCCTATACCGAAAAAATTATGGTTTTATGTGTCGCTTCCGGCAGCCGCGGTTTTATGGGCAAATACCTCCACCACCGCTTTGCTGGCTCCTGTAATTATGTTAATCTACGGTGGTTATTTCGTTCTTCAGATGAAAGAAAACGCGGAAAAGAAATACCTTTATAACATCTACATATATATATTTTCACTGTGCACCGTTTCCGCGGCTATATTGCTGTCGCCAATGGACATAAATAGCCACATTGAATTTGTAAAAAGGCTTTTTTCCGGCGGGTTTCACAGGGGGTTTGGCTATTCGGGAGCAAATATTTTATACTATATTTTGTTTTATTTGTTTATTGTGATGGCTGCGGCGCTTGTAATTTTTGATACAAGGGAAAATTCTGATGCAGGAAGAAATTCCGAATTTATGAAAGACGTTGTGCTTATAATTTTGTTTCTTGGACTGGCGATGATAAACGCAGAATTTATACCATACCTGCTTGTGGTATTAATACCCATAGGGGCGTATTACCTGTATCTGGCGTTCAGGTGGGAAATAGTAATGCCAAAACAGTGGACGGAAAGCAGCCTTACGCGGGTAAAACTTCCTGTGTACGGGCTTATGCTGTTTTTTGCCCTGTTTGTGCTGATGTCATATTCCACAAACGCGGCAAAAGAAGCGTATTACCCCCGCGCTGCGGTGAAATATATTTCTGCAGAAGGCGTACCTGCCAATATTTTTAATGATCCTGCATGGGGCAATTTTATTGCTTACAGCCTGTATCCGGCTGTCAGGCCTTTTATCAGTTATGATGAAAAAATACAGGCAGAGGCAAAAGAAATATTATCAGGTATTGATACAATTGATTCTTATATAGAAGGGTACAGCCTTAATTCCTTTTTAATAAAAAAAGAGTCCAAAGAACTGGCGTCAGCGCTGTATTTAAGGGGATACAAGGCGGCTTTTTTTGATGATGAAGTGATGCTTCTTGTGAATCCTTTTAAGACGCAGAAGTATTTAAAATATGTTTTTCCGCACAGCCCGAAAGATATTTATGACAAAAAGAAAGCCGAGCCTGCAATAGCGGAACTTGAGGAAATGATTGAAACCAGGCCGTCTGAAGACGCGGTAATAACTCTTTCAAGGATATACGCTGCGCAGGGCAGCGACAAAGCAATTGATTTTCTGCAGGATGCCCTTGAAAGGTACCCGTTTAAGGAAAAGATAAAAAAAGAACTTGGGCTTCTGTTTTATAATGACGGTGATTATGAAAACGCCCTTGAAACCTGGGGCTTTTCAGCGTGGAGTGACAAAGAAATATATATAAAGGCGCGGGACGCCAGAAAAATGATGAAAAGGGCGGAATAAAGCACGATTATGATTACGGATGCCAAGTTAAAAATTCTGTCCGATAAAATAACCGCTCTTGGAATTAAAGACAGCGATATTATTGAAAAATTTATGACATCCGGCAATAAGGGCGGACAGAAGGCAAATAAAAGTTCCAACGCGGTTTATCTTAAACACCTGCCTACCGGGATTGAAGTTAAATGTAAAGAAACCCGCCACAGGGAGATTAACCGTTTTCTGGCCAAAAGGCTGCTTGTTGATAAAATTGAAGAACTGCAGACCGGCCGCAGCACAAGGACGGACAGGGCGGATAAAATCAGAAAAGCCAAAAACAGAAAGCAAAGAAAGGCCGCGGCAAAGAAATCAAAAGCCTTGATTGACTAAAATAAAGGCAACCTTTATAATCTCACATGCGTCAAATTTCAGGTTTTAACGTTAATCTCCAAAAAGCGGATGGTATTTTATGAAAAAAACAGCGGTTGTAATGTTGCTTTTAATTTCTTTTTTTTCTTATTTGCGCGCGGAAAACATATCCCAATGCCTTCCCATAATTGAAAAGATAGTTTCCAACAGCCCCGCCGTGAAAAAAGCCGATGAAAATTTTAACAGGCAGAAGATGCTGTCATGGGCCGCGATAGGAAATATGCTTCCCGCGGTGTCTTTAAGGCACAACCGTTATTATCTTGCGGGCCGTGATAATATTGAAGACAACGGCTGGGATACTTACCTTAACGCCAGAATGGTCCTGTTTTCGGGGTTGTCAAGAATCAACTATTACCTTGCGGGAACAAGCATGGAAGCTTCTTTTGAAAAAAGCGCGCAATATTCAAGGATGCTTGCGGAAGAAGAGGCAATATCGGTTTACTTTGAAGGCGCGTCTTTGGCGATGGAAACAGAAAATTATTCGGCATCATATAACCTTATGGAAAAGCGTTTAAAGGAATTAAAAAGAAGGGAAACGATAGGGAAAGCAAGAAAAAGCGAGGTTGCATCATCGGAAGTGCGGTATTATTCCTTAAACGCCCAGCTGATACAGTATGAAAATAGCCTGCACAAAATAAAAGATGAAATAAGCCTTATGGCCGGCGCGGAAGCTGAAGAATTTATCCTTCCGCAGTGCATTAATATCCAAATTTCTAATTTTGACGCAGACAGCGCCGCTGAAAATAACCCCCTAATTCAATCGCAGAAAGAAAAATTCAATTACGCGCAGCGGTCCGCGTGGGCGCAGGCGGGAAGTTTTCTGCCTGTGGTAAGCTTATCCGCTTCGCATAAACTGGGTGAAGATAATTACAGGTACACGGGCCCTTCGGTTTCGCTTTTCGCGGAATGGAGTATTTTTGAAGGCGGCGCCAGAATAGCGCAGACTGCGGCGGCGGTATCAGCTGCAAAAGCGGCGGAACAGGATTATGAAGACGCTAAAAGGTTCATGAAGTTGAAAATCAGCGGGATATTTAATGACTATCAGGCTTCTTTAAAACGCAAAGAGGTATTAAAACTTGCTTATGAAGCTGCTGAAAAAAGCGCTAAAGAGCAGGAAAAAGATTATTATCTGGGAAATGTTTCAAACCTTGAAGTGCTGCAGGCAATGATGGATGTAACGGATTCAAAGCGCGCCTATGACAGGGAAAGCGCAATGCTGCTAAAATATTCAATGCTTCTGGATTTATACACAAAAGGCGCGGTGGAAAAAGAATGACATTATCAGACCTTTCAATAAAAAATCCGGTTTTAGCATGGATGATTATGGCAGCTGTGGCGCTGTTTGGGCTTATCGCGTACAGCGGGCTTGGCGTAAGCCAGATGCCGGACGTGGACGCGCCCACGCTTAACATTTCCACAGGATGGGAAGGCGCGGCGCCTGAGGTTATGGAAAAAGAAATAACCGATATTATAGAAGAAGCTTCTCTTGGCGTGGAAGGCGTGGAAGAAATTACATCTTCTTCGTCGCGCGGAAGGTCAAACGTAACTGTATTATTCAGCCTTGACCGCAATATTGACGCGGCGCTGCAGGACCTGCAGAGCGCGGTAAACAGGGTGGTAAGAAGGCTTCCGGATGACGCGGACATTCCGGTAATAACAAAAAGCAATCCGGAAGATATGCCTATTATGTGGCTTTCGGTTTCGGGAGAACGCGATAAAAAATTTATTATGGAATACACAAGGGACCACGTTAAAGACTCTTTTTCCACGATAAAAGGCGTTTCAGAAGTATCTCTTGGCGGATACCTTGACCCAAAGGTAAGGGTGTGGCTTGATACAAAAAAGATGGCTGCCAATGAAATAACGGCAGAAGACATAATAAGCGCGGTTGAACAGGGGCACAGGGAGTCACCGGCCGGGAACCTTGATAATGGGGCAAGGGAGACCAATATCAGGGTCATGGGAGAAGCGGGGACCGTTGACGAAATTGCTTCCATAATAATACCGGCAAGAAGAGGCTCGCCCATATGGAAAACCCTTAGAATTAAAGACGTGGCTGTGGTGGAAGACGGGTTGGAAGATATGACAAGGCTTGCAAGGACTGACGGGAAAGAATCCGTTGGGCTTGGAGTAAGAAAGCAGCGCGGAGAAAATTCTGTGCAGGTGGCGGAAAGGGTAAAAAAGAAAGTCGCGGAAATTAAAAAAACACTGCCGGAAGGCCTTGAAATAGAAATACGTTCTGACGGGACAAGATTTATCAGGGAAGCCGCCGATGAAATGATATTTGTAATACTGTTATCCGTAATACTTACTTCGCTTGTGTGCTGGCTGTTTTTGGGTTCGCTTCGTTCCGCTTTCAGCGTGTTTTTAACCATTCCAATGTCAATACTTGGGGCATTTTTCCTGATGAGAATCATGGGTTTTACCCTTAATACTTTTACATTTCTTGCGGTTTCGCTTGTAATAGGTATTGTTGTGGATGACGCCATTATGGTTGCTGAAAATGTCACGCGTCATTTTGAAAACGGCGAAAATAAAATAAGGGCTTCCATACGCGGGGCGCGTGAAATTACTTTTGCTGCGGTCGCGGCAACGGTTGCCATACTTGCGATTTTTATCCCGGTTATATTTATGGAAGGCGTAATTGGCAGGTACTTTTTTCAGTTTGGCGTGACTATTTCTGCCGCTGTTGCAATATCGCTTTTAGGAGCGCTTACACTGACTCCAATGCTAAGTTCGCAGCTTATGAAAAAGAACAAAGGCAGCATTATTGACAAACCGTTTAATGTTTTTAAGGGCTGGTATACCAAAACTCTTGAAGCTGCGCTGAATCATAGAAAAAAAGTTGTTTTTGGAGCTTTTTTTATTTTTGCTGTTTCTATTTTTCTGGGGCTGGCGGTTAAAAAGGAATT
This genomic window contains:
- a CDS encoding AmmeMemoRadiSam system protein B, with amino-acid sequence MLREPVVAGTFYEKSKEGLLKQILELKKDAPVEKVLAKGIMVPHAGYMYSGKVAAETFNSVEIPDTVIILGPNHTGVGVPVSIYGEGAWKTPLGDLQIDKNMASDIMKAAGITHQDRTAHAREHSIEVQIPFLQQINSSIKFVPISLAQPSRDELKLLAKALAHVLDDSQALIVASSDLTHYEPADVVKKKDKMVIDAILKLDPDAMTDAVEKNDITMCGWMPVYVMLLACKELGATEAKLVRYMTSGDVTGETEQVVGYGGMIIT
- a CDS encoding peptide chain release factor-like protein, which codes for MITDAKLKILSDKITALGIKDSDIIEKFMTSGNKGGQKANKSSNAVYLKHLPTGIEVKCKETRHREINRFLAKRLLVDKIEELQTGRSTRTDRADKIRKAKNRKQRKAAAKKSKALID
- a CDS encoding AcrB/AcrD/AcrF family protein, with translation MTLSDLSIKNPVLAWMIMAAVALFGLIAYSGLGVSQMPDVDAPTLNISTGWEGAAPEVMEKEITDIIEEASLGVEGVEEITSSSSRGRSNVTVLFSLDRNIDAALQDLQSAVNRVVRRLPDDADIPVITKSNPEDMPIMWLSVSGERDKKFIMEYTRDHVKDSFSTIKGVSEVSLGGYLDPKVRVWLDTKKMAANEITAEDIISAVEQGHRESPAGNLDNGARETNIRVMGEAGTVDEIASIIIPARRGSPIWKTLRIKDVAVVEDGLEDMTRLARTDGKESVGLGVRKQRGENSVQVAERVKKKVAEIKKTLPEGLEIEIRSDGTRFIREAADEMIFVILLSVILTSLVCWLFLGSLRSAFSVFLTIPMSILGAFFLMRIMGFTLNTFTFLAVSLVIGIVVDDAIMVAENVTRHFENGENKIRASIRGAREITFAAVAATVAILAIFIPVIFMEGVIGRYFFQFGVTISAAVAISLLGALTLTPMLSSQLMKKNKGSIIDKPFNVFKGWYTKTLEAALNHRKKVVFGAFFIFAVSIFLGLAVKKEFSPAQDMGIMIIRAQLAPGSALQATDKAMLEIEAIVTSRPEVSAYFANIGAGSAFMFVSLFDKKERPVDPVTKKRLSQQQLANVLRKEFKKVKGIRNANIQDPSVVSVGAGRRGYPVEFVITGPEWDKLSVYASALAEEMDKSGLMTDADTDYRTGMSELRIVPDRKKAFDRGVSISSIGTAVGAVYGGVSAGQFTRGGKRYDIIVQYRTEDRKNADKIKNLMIRNSRGEMVKLSEVAEFKEEKTLVSITRQDRERAVRVYANVATGSSQGEAIEFTQEKAKEIIPEGYALKASGSTKGFSDTFISLAIALFLGILISYMVLASQFNSLVHPVTVLMALPFSVTGALLALFITGNTINIYSAIGIILLMGIVKKNSILLVDFTIHAREQGMDTREAILHACPLRLRPIIMTSVATIAAAIPPAMALGPGAESRIPMSVVIIGGVIVSTLFTLFVVPLFYSLLSGFENKEHFSEVKKVMEEFK